The following are from one region of the Erwinia billingiae Eb661 genome:
- a CDS encoding TIM barrel protein: protein MSELKFATRLNSFSSGAHLYWPDLQGKPSVLQMIARAGTAKGLTHLDLNYPQHITSNISTMRQAIADAGLAVNGMQMRWDAPQFKIGAFTNPDAKIRREAIELTKRGIDAGREFGSTLMTLWMGQDGFDYCFQADYKKIWEDAVSAVREVADYAPDVDVSIEYKPNEPRAYSIFPNVTSCLLAVEEAGSPNLGITLDFAHVLFANEIPAYAAAMVARRSRLLGLDLNDGWGKRDDGLMAGSVNPRATLEFLWQMQRDGYKGAYYFDTFPDASGLDPVREAETNVLTVKRLLKLCDKLHENPALLDAISRQDAVSSQQIVNDIMLAKE, encoded by the coding sequence ATGTCAGAACTGAAATTCGCTACACGTCTCAACTCTTTTTCATCGGGAGCGCATCTGTACTGGCCCGATCTCCAGGGCAAACCTTCAGTTCTGCAGATGATTGCCCGTGCCGGCACGGCGAAAGGCTTAACCCATCTCGATCTTAACTATCCTCAGCATATCACCAGCAATATCAGCACCATGCGTCAAGCTATCGCCGATGCCGGACTGGCGGTAAACGGCATGCAAATGCGTTGGGATGCACCGCAATTTAAGATCGGTGCCTTCACCAATCCGGATGCAAAAATTCGTCGTGAAGCCATTGAACTGACCAAGCGCGGCATCGATGCCGGCCGTGAATTCGGCTCGACGCTGATGACCTTATGGATGGGGCAGGATGGTTTTGATTACTGTTTCCAGGCGGACTATAAGAAGATTTGGGAAGACGCCGTCAGCGCCGTTCGTGAAGTTGCGGACTATGCACCGGATGTCGACGTCAGCATTGAGTACAAACCGAATGAGCCGCGCGCCTACAGCATTTTCCCCAACGTCACCTCCTGCCTGCTGGCCGTGGAAGAAGCGGGAAGCCCAAATCTCGGCATTACGCTGGACTTCGCCCACGTGTTATTCGCTAACGAAATCCCGGCTTATGCAGCGGCGATGGTTGCCCGCCGCTCGCGCCTGTTAGGGTTGGATCTCAATGATGGCTGGGGGAAACGTGACGATGGCCTGATGGCCGGTTCGGTAAACCCCCGGGCAACGCTGGAGTTCCTCTGGCAGATGCAGCGCGATGGCTATAAGGGCGCTTACTATTTCGATACCTTCCCGGATGCCAGTGGCCTGGATCCGGTCCGTGAAGCAGAAACCAATGTGCTTACCGTGAAACGTCTGCTGAAGTTATGCGACAAGCTTCACGAGAATCCTGCATTGCTGGACGCCATCAGCCGTCAGGATGCGGTCAGCTCACAACAGATTGTGAACGACATTATGCTGGCTAAAGAGTAG
- a CDS encoding sugar ABC transporter substrate-binding protein has product MKKFLLSVLASSLLCSTVYAAELAPLKSDTEPDRTDWTQLDSKYGAIPKVEGNLMIGGVSKTLTNEYWRSLGQGYQNGAKKYGFTVAYQAAANEDDQMGQLSIAETMISQGFKGLLVSPQTDINLEPALESANSKKIPVVNVNDAVMPNAQYYVGNVQKDNGVRVAKWFIQHHPQGGNVAIIEGQPGVYAAGQRTSGFKETLQANGKFTIVASVPANWSRETAYNAASTILQQHPDLIGFYANNDTMALGVVEAVRSLDKAKQTAVFGTDGISDAYASIKRGELTGTVDSFPVLTGEVAMDVMVRLIGGQKLSRVISTPQALITKENADAFSTKDNVKLRQLLAQQ; this is encoded by the coding sequence ATGAAAAAATTCCTGCTCTCTGTACTCGCATCCTCACTGCTTTGTTCCACCGTCTATGCGGCTGAACTTGCCCCGCTGAAGTCCGACACCGAACCCGATCGTACCGACTGGACCCAGCTCGACAGCAAATACGGCGCAATACCGAAGGTTGAAGGCAATCTGATGATTGGCGGCGTCTCGAAAACCCTGACCAATGAATACTGGCGCTCGCTGGGTCAGGGTTATCAGAACGGTGCGAAGAAATACGGTTTTACCGTGGCCTATCAGGCGGCGGCCAATGAAGACGATCAGATGGGTCAGCTGTCGATCGCGGAAACCATGATCTCCCAGGGATTTAAGGGTCTGCTGGTTTCGCCGCAGACCGATATCAATCTGGAACCGGCGCTGGAAAGTGCCAACAGCAAAAAGATCCCGGTAGTTAACGTCAACGATGCGGTGATGCCCAATGCCCAGTATTACGTCGGGAACGTGCAGAAAGACAACGGTGTGCGGGTAGCAAAATGGTTTATTCAGCACCATCCGCAGGGCGGTAACGTCGCCATTATAGAAGGTCAGCCGGGCGTGTATGCGGCAGGCCAGCGCACCAGCGGCTTCAAAGAAACCTTACAGGCTAACGGTAAATTCACCATCGTGGCCAGCGTGCCGGCTAACTGGAGCCGTGAAACGGCCTACAACGCGGCATCGACCATCTTACAGCAGCATCCTGATTTGATTGGCTTTTACGCCAACAATGACACCATGGCGCTGGGGGTGGTTGAAGCGGTGCGTTCACTGGATAAAGCCAAACAGACCGCCGTCTTCGGCACCGATGGTATTTCAGATGCTTACGCCTCGATTAAACGCGGCGAGCTGACCGGCACGGTTGACAGCTTCCCGGTGCTGACCGGCGAAGTGGCGATGGATGTGATGGTACGGTTGATTGGTGGACAGAAACTGTCCCGCGTGATTTCAACGCCACAGGCGCTGATCACCAAGGAAAATGCCGACGCGTTCTCCACCAAAGATAACGTGAAATTACGTCAGCTGTTAGCGCAGCAATAA
- a CDS encoding sugar ABC transporter ATP-binding protein — protein sequence MEQYRLTMRGISKTYGSAAALQNVDFTVRPGEVHALIGENGAGKSTLLNILSGVRNADSGEISVNGVPVQMKNPLSARHAGIAMIHQELQHVPELSVAQNMFLGRPLTKANGMWIDKKAQVARATFILRTLDPTIDPNEPIKNLKVSQQQIVEIARAMLDDAKIIAMDEPTSSLTPTEFDRLAELISDLKSMGVSLIYVSHKMNEIFRVCDRATIMRDGQQVGVVNLCDETEETIVAKMVGRKIEKLDHNAYVTERVVLQVENVTRGTEIKATNFTVRAGEVLGIAGLVGAGRTELLKLIAGIDKRSSGSVMVNGSPVSNHNVTAAIRAGIGLVPEDRKKEGIIKERAVKMNMALPSMFKFTKAGIIRRNKLNLVAHEVMSELNLRPLDIEKTIGTLSGGNQQKVIIGRWVAADAKVFLFDEPTRGIDIGAKSEIYNLIEKLAKAGKAIVVVSSEMTEIIRISDRVLVMREGKITKELSGEAITEENIARYAIKDTETV from the coding sequence ATGGAACAGTATCGCTTAACGATGCGCGGCATCAGCAAGACCTACGGCAGTGCCGCTGCGTTACAAAATGTGGACTTTACTGTCAGGCCTGGTGAAGTGCATGCGCTGATTGGTGAAAATGGTGCGGGCAAATCGACGCTGTTGAACATTCTTTCTGGCGTGCGCAACGCCGACAGTGGTGAGATCAGCGTGAACGGGGTGCCGGTGCAGATGAAAAATCCGCTCAGTGCCCGCCATGCCGGCATCGCCATGATCCATCAGGAGTTACAGCATGTTCCTGAACTTTCCGTCGCGCAGAATATGTTTCTCGGTCGCCCGCTTACCAAAGCGAACGGCATGTGGATTGACAAAAAGGCGCAGGTTGCGCGGGCCACCTTCATCTTAAGAACGCTGGATCCGACTATCGATCCTAACGAACCGATCAAAAATCTGAAGGTGTCGCAACAGCAGATCGTTGAGATTGCCCGCGCCATGCTGGATGACGCCAAAATCATCGCCATGGATGAGCCGACGTCCAGCCTGACGCCAACGGAATTCGATCGGCTGGCGGAGTTGATTAGCGATCTGAAGTCGATGGGCGTGTCGCTGATTTACGTCTCGCACAAGATGAACGAGATTTTTCGGGTCTGCGATCGCGCCACCATCATGCGTGATGGTCAGCAGGTTGGCGTGGTTAACCTCTGTGACGAAACCGAGGAAACTATCGTCGCCAAAATGGTGGGCCGTAAAATCGAGAAGCTGGATCACAACGCGTATGTCACCGAGCGTGTGGTGCTGCAGGTGGAAAACGTCACGCGCGGAACCGAGATTAAAGCCACCAACTTCACCGTCCGCGCCGGCGAAGTGCTGGGCATTGCCGGGCTGGTGGGCGCAGGGCGGACCGAACTGCTGAAACTTATTGCCGGCATTGATAAGCGCAGCAGCGGCAGCGTGATGGTCAACGGTAGCCCGGTAAGTAATCATAACGTCACCGCCGCCATTCGCGCGGGGATCGGGCTGGTCCCGGAAGATCGTAAGAAAGAGGGCATTATTAAAGAACGTGCGGTGAAAATGAATATGGCGTTGCCTTCAATGTTTAAATTCACCAAAGCGGGCATTATCCGCCGAAATAAACTCAACCTTGTCGCCCATGAAGTGATGAGCGAATTAAATCTTCGGCCGCTGGATATTGAAAAAACCATTGGCACGCTCAGCGGCGGTAATCAGCAAAAGGTGATTATCGGTCGCTGGGTGGCAGCCGATGCCAAAGTGTTTTTATTTGATGAGCCAACCCGGGGAATCGATATTGGCGCCAAGTCCGAAATCTACAATTTAATCGAAAAATTAGCTAAGGCCGGCAAAGCCATCGTGGTCGTCTCTTCAGAAATGACCGAGATCATTCGGATATCTGACCGCGTACTGGTAATGAGAGAAGGGAAGATCACCAAGGAACTCAGCGGTGAAGCTATAACGGAAGAAAATATTGCCCGTTATGCGATTAAAGATACTGAAACCGTTTAG
- a CDS encoding ABC transporter permease — MMTQPTSRPFTPASSLIKFNVRDAGTLIGLLIIVITFSFLSPVFFTLPNLLNILQQSSINALIAMGMTLVIISGGIDLSVGPTAALSAVLGATLMVSGVPVPLAIIATLGVGAVCGVFSGSLIAYAGLQPFIVTLGGLSLFRAIALIYTGGNPVFGIPSEFRSIINSSIFSIPTPIIIVAVIAVVLWTVMNKTPLGEFILAIGGNEEAARVAGVPVKRTKVTVYVISGTLASLASLILIGRLGAAEPTIGNLWELDAIAAAAIGGASLMGGKGSMFGTIIGVIILGALRNGLTLLNIQAFYQLLATGLIIIIAMLIDRATRGK; from the coding sequence ATGATGACTCAACCAACAAGTCGACCGTTTACGCCTGCTTCATCATTGATTAAATTCAATGTGCGCGATGCAGGAACTCTGATCGGATTACTTATTATTGTGATCACCTTCTCATTTTTGTCACCGGTATTTTTTACCCTGCCAAATTTGCTGAATATTTTACAACAGTCTTCCATAAACGCATTGATTGCGATGGGCATGACGCTGGTGATTATATCCGGTGGTATTGACCTGTCCGTCGGGCCAACCGCCGCGCTTTCAGCGGTATTAGGCGCCACCTTGATGGTCTCTGGCGTTCCGGTACCACTGGCCATTATCGCCACGCTGGGCGTGGGTGCGGTCTGTGGCGTATTTAGCGGATCGTTAATCGCCTATGCCGGACTGCAACCGTTTATCGTCACGCTAGGCGGGCTTTCTCTGTTCCGCGCCATTGCGTTGATCTATACCGGCGGCAACCCCGTGTTCGGCATTCCTTCTGAGTTTCGTAGCATCATCAACAGTTCGATTTTCAGCATTCCCACGCCGATTATCATTGTGGCGGTGATTGCGGTCGTGCTGTGGACGGTGATGAATAAAACGCCGCTGGGTGAGTTTATCCTCGCCATTGGCGGCAATGAGGAGGCCGCGCGCGTGGCCGGCGTGCCGGTGAAACGCACCAAGGTCACGGTCTACGTGATTTCTGGAACCTTAGCCTCGCTGGCGTCGCTGATTCTGATTGGCCGACTGGGCGCGGCCGAACCGACCATCGGTAACCTGTGGGAGCTGGATGCTATCGCGGCAGCAGCCATTGGCGGCGCGTCATTGATGGGCGGTAAGGGCAGCATGTTTGGCACCATCATCGGGGTCATTATTTTAGGGGCATTACGTAACGGCTTGACCTTGCTAAATATTCAGGCTTTTTATCAGTTGCTTGCCACAGGCCTTATTATTATCATAGCGATGTTGATTGACCGAGCGACCCGAGGCAAGTAA
- a CDS encoding MurR/RpiR family transcriptional regulator, producing the protein MKQDPRAIGAQIRMRLPQLTPLERRVVESITARTDITEQTSLKEIALENNVSEAMIVKITKKLSFTGFRNFRSSLVYYNQSEVASLHAEIEPDDSSEQLLAKVFRTSIQAIEETLSILDISEFNRAADIIFKARHIDLYAVGGSAAVARDLSHKMLKIGIKSSAYDDAHIMLMSAAVLSDDDVVIAISHSGATRAVNDPVKLAARNGAKVIAITNYAESPIARSAHVVLNSTSQGSHLLGENAASRIAQLNILDALFVAIAKKDLKRAEKNLTKTQHAVQNLREF; encoded by the coding sequence ATGAAGCAAGATCCACGAGCCATTGGTGCTCAAATTCGTATGCGTTTGCCGCAACTGACGCCTTTAGAACGCCGTGTGGTTGAATCAATTACGGCGAGGACGGATATTACCGAACAAACCTCTTTAAAAGAGATTGCGCTGGAAAATAACGTCTCCGAGGCGATGATTGTTAAAATCACCAAAAAGCTCAGCTTTACGGGCTTCAGAAACTTCAGAAGCAGCCTGGTTTATTATAATCAGTCTGAAGTGGCAAGTTTGCATGCGGAAATAGAGCCGGATGACTCGTCGGAACAATTACTGGCAAAAGTATTCAGAACCTCCATTCAGGCAATAGAAGAAACGCTGTCTATTCTGGATATTTCTGAATTCAACCGCGCTGCGGACATTATATTTAAGGCGCGCCATATCGATCTTTATGCTGTCGGGGGATCCGCCGCTGTCGCGCGCGATCTTTCGCATAAGATGCTTAAGATCGGTATTAAATCGTCGGCCTATGACGATGCGCATATTATGTTGATGTCGGCGGCGGTGTTATCTGACGATGATGTGGTGATTGCTATCAGCCATTCGGGTGCCACGCGTGCCGTTAATGACCCCGTCAAACTGGCGGCGCGCAATGGGGCCAAGGTGATTGCCATTACCAACTATGCCGAGTCGCCCATTGCGCGAAGTGCGCATGTCGTGCTCAATTCAACCTCTCAGGGATCGCATCTGTTAGGGGAAAATGCCGCGTCACGCATTGCCCAGCTGAATATCCTGGATGCACTGTTTGTGGCCATCGCCAAGAAAGACTTGAAGCGGGCAGAGAAAAACCTGACTAAAACACAGCATGCGGTTCAGAACCTTCGGGAATTCTAA